In one window of Zhongshania aliphaticivorans DNA:
- a CDS encoding 4-phosphoerythronate dehydrogenase: MSLKILVDENIPAAVSCFSQFGEVRRVNGRQLSKTDIADAEVLIVRSVTKVCKHLLDGTGVRFVGSTTIGTDHLDLNYLAESGIKTCNAPGSNAESVVDYVISAICQTDDLLERLLSGEPVGIIGFGNVGKRLARRLEALGIAWRAYDPLLNKDEFPHLGGLDDVLRCSLLCLHAPLTRTGDHPSFHMLDTSLLTRLPEDAVLLNAGRGEIVSTDSLMALSRQRPDISLLLDVWEGEPAFPVALANRCRIATPHIAGYSVDGKLSGLRMVASQLAEFLGVQYCDFDVPLEMTAGETLHCSGANRADFIRRTVLSVYDVKEDDERFRRIINELDRGLAFDLLRKQYPLRRELAYSSLVATSASFKETLNALQSGR; the protein is encoded by the coding sequence TTGTCTTTGAAAATTCTGGTTGATGAGAATATCCCCGCTGCTGTTTCTTGCTTTTCACAGTTTGGTGAGGTGCGGCGAGTAAATGGTAGGCAGTTGTCAAAAACTGATATTGCCGATGCTGAGGTACTGATTGTGCGCTCGGTTACCAAGGTATGTAAGCATCTTCTTGACGGCACGGGAGTACGTTTTGTTGGTTCTACCACCATAGGCACTGACCACTTAGATCTGAATTATTTAGCCGAAAGCGGTATTAAGACCTGTAACGCACCAGGTTCTAATGCCGAATCTGTGGTGGATTATGTAATTAGCGCGATTTGTCAGACAGATGACTTACTCGAGCGTCTCTTATCGGGTGAGCCCGTGGGGATTATTGGCTTTGGTAATGTTGGCAAGCGGTTAGCGCGCCGTTTAGAGGCGTTGGGAATAGCATGGCGTGCCTATGATCCCTTGTTAAATAAGGACGAATTTCCTCATTTGGGTGGTTTGGATGATGTTTTACGCTGCAGCTTGCTTTGTTTGCATGCGCCGTTAACGCGAACGGGTGACCACCCTAGTTTTCATATGCTGGATACGTCATTGTTGACTCGGTTACCTGAAGATGCGGTTTTATTGAATGCTGGACGAGGGGAGATTGTTTCAACCGATAGCTTAATGGCATTAAGTCGTCAGCGGCCGGACATTTCTTTGTTGTTGGATGTGTGGGAGGGCGAGCCAGCTTTTCCCGTTGCATTGGCTAACCGTTGTCGTATAGCTACACCCCATATTGCGGGGTATAGCGTAGATGGTAAGTTAAGTGGTCTACGTATGGTGGCTAGTCAGCTTGCTGAATTTCTTGGTGTTCAATATTGTGATTTTGACGTACCGCTGGAGATGACAGCGGGAGAAACACTGCATTGTAGCGGGGCTAATCGTGCTGATTTTATACGCCGCACAGTTTTATCCGTTTACGACGTGAAAGAAGATGACGAACGTTTTAGGCGCATTATTAATGAGCTTGATCGAGGTTTGGCATTTGACCTGTTGCGAAAACAATACCCTCTGCGGCGCGAACTTGCGTATAGCTCACTTGTTGCCACATCTGCTAGCTTTAAGGAAACCTTAAACGCCCTGCAAAGTGGCCGTTAA
- a CDS encoding elongation factor P hydroxylase has protein sequence MRFVEFAHWCIAGERRRQQVDYGYWXEPDGRSLEQQRIFESVEAKPQALEWMFSVAAGLPFRVSIDNLTGSEIDPFPFQLAVWQSLNYFLANEMPPRAALFLQALRMHFGTAEFVASHSYKLGDIS, from the coding sequence ATGAGATTCGTAGAATTCGCTCATTGGTGTATTGCCGGTGAACGTCGTCGGCAGCAAGTAGACTATGGTTATTGGTANGAACCTGATGGCCGAAGCCTTGAACAACAACGTATTTTTGAATCGGTAGAGGCAAAGCCACAGGCGTTGGAATGGATGTTTAGTGTCGCTGCGGGCCTGCCATTTCGCGTCAGTATAGATAATTTGACTGGCAGCGAAATAGACCCATTCCCCTTTCAGTTGGCGGTGTGGCAATCACTCAATTATTTCTTGGCTAATGAAATGCCACCTAGAGCAGCTCTCTTTTTGCAGGCACTACGAATGCATTTTGGAACAGCAGAGTTTGTGGCTTCCCATTCATACAAATTGGGTGATATATCCTGA
- a CDS encoding TrlF family AAA-like ATPase, giving the protein MVKEYREGAEWRRWDLHIHTPGTNKNDQFAGANIDEKWDKYCDAINSYETDIAVVGVTDYWSIENYFLFKGLVDSGRITKIFEMVLPNVELRITPVTGNGKPVNIHCIFNPVFDSEIEQRFFQNIRVKGDREYSATRNDLCAYGRDLKGDSSISDEEAYKYGVEHFVVSWADLRLLFEKDPVLRKNTLVVVSNKTSDGASGVGQHKDYFDSSNQSQLEPHRREIYKMSDAIFSSRPGDIEFFYGEKIDDYELKCGKPKPCFHGCDAHSLEKIFEPAESRYCWVKADPNFNGLMQTLNEPEDRVYIGESPEALQVFKENKTKYIKAITIDSVDSYNHEHGVWFDGLRLSFNKQLVAIIGNKGSGKSALADILALCGETSTQLEFLSAKKFKKSGLASKFNATMYWHDGTERSRSLGEDIDRSVEERVKYLSQNNFESLCSEIDQVEGFRRELEQVVFSHIPTAKRYGCNTFDELVERLKGDSATEVSAIQGSLKDLNAKISSLEAKRNEKYISRLKSKLEIKQGELDAHDVIAPDEVENPNAGEKSEAQSEKSKQLDQLQNQIDAIQLEIDSREAELIKVSTQLEKLKQVRSKISALESAVGMEKNSILTGLAEHDLSFDIIVNFSVNYKAIDEKSSAYSDRINTVSVLLDGDGTDENKGYRDQLNQLIAERAKVLSELGAPEKRYQKYLADLADWRTKREAIIGSKEDPGALVGLQESLSYIRNGLQLEIDRLRVIRSDLVGQIFAVKSRLVDVYRLIKESIDEALRENHDLLGKYDVAIKSCFEINDNFSRRFLSFVNQKLKGSFSGKEQGQMMVKSLVDSAELSNPDGIIKFVGSLVDHLEVDYRNINKKESMHIDDQVQDLSGMYDYLFSLDYLDEAYSLEMGGKQLQQLSPGEKGALLLIFYLLLDKDNKPLIIDQPEDNLDNQSVSRILVPFIKKAKLRRQIFMVTHNPNLAVVADAEQVIHVNIAKDKDHRVSANPGSIESAIVNKAIVEILEGTMPAFRKRDRKYLEA; this is encoded by the coding sequence ATGGTAAAGGAATACAGGGAAGGGGCTGAATGGAGGCGATGGGATCTTCACATCCATACACCGGGTACAAACAAGAATGATCAGTTTGCTGGTGCAAATATCGATGAAAAATGGGATAAATACTGCGATGCGATAAACAGCTACGAGACGGATATAGCTGTAGTTGGGGTTACAGATTACTGGTCAATCGAAAATTATTTTCTGTTTAAAGGGTTGGTTGATTCTGGTCGTATCACTAAGATTTTTGAAATGGTATTGCCTAACGTTGAATTGCGAATAACACCTGTCACGGGTAATGGTAAGCCGGTTAATATCCATTGTATTTTTAATCCAGTGTTTGATTCAGAAATCGAGCAGCGTTTTTTTCAAAATATAAGGGTTAAGGGTGATCGTGAATATTCTGCTACCCGCAATGATTTGTGTGCATATGGGAGGGACTTAAAGGGTGATAGCTCGATCAGTGATGAGGAAGCATATAAATATGGAGTTGAACACTTCGTTGTTAGCTGGGCTGATTTGAGGCTGTTGTTTGAGAAAGATCCTGTACTTAGGAAAAACACGTTAGTAGTTGTTTCGAATAAAACTAGTGATGGCGCCTCTGGAGTAGGTCAACACAAGGATTATTTCGATAGTTCAAATCAGTCTCAGTTAGAACCCCACCGTCGTGAAATCTACAAAATGTCTGACGCAATATTTTCATCGCGACCGGGGGATATCGAGTTTTTTTACGGTGAGAAAATAGACGATTACGAGCTGAAGTGCGGCAAGCCAAAACCTTGCTTTCATGGTTGTGATGCGCACTCCTTAGAAAAAATATTTGAGCCGGCGGAATCAAGATATTGCTGGGTAAAGGCAGATCCAAATTTTAATGGATTAATGCAAACTCTAAATGAGCCAGAGGACAGGGTGTATATTGGCGAATCTCCTGAGGCATTACAGGTCTTTAAGGAGAATAAAACCAAATACATAAAAGCGATAACGATTGATTCAGTTGATAGCTATAACCATGAGCATGGTGTGTGGTTCGATGGATTGCGGCTGTCGTTTAATAAGCAACTTGTAGCAATCATTGGCAATAAAGGATCGGGGAAAAGTGCATTAGCAGACATACTGGCGTTATGTGGTGAAACTTCAACGCAGTTGGAGTTTTTGTCGGCAAAGAAATTCAAGAAAAGCGGTCTTGCATCAAAATTCAATGCCACCATGTACTGGCATGATGGTACCGAAAGGTCTAGATCTTTGGGTGAGGATATTGACCGTTCAGTTGAAGAGCGTGTTAAGTATCTATCACAAAATAATTTCGAGTCGCTTTGTTCTGAAATTGATCAGGTTGAGGGGTTCCGGCGTGAGCTGGAGCAAGTCGTTTTTTCACATATACCGACTGCAAAGCGTTATGGCTGTAACACGTTTGATGAGCTAGTAGAAAGATTGAAAGGCGATAGCGCTACGGAGGTGTCGGCCATCCAAGGAAGCTTGAAAGATCTTAATGCGAAAATTTCTTCTTTAGAGGCAAAGCGAAATGAGAAATATATTTCTCGACTCAAGAGCAAGCTAGAGATCAAGCAAGGAGAGCTAGATGCACATGACGTAATAGCACCCGATGAAGTTGAAAACCCGAATGCCGGAGAGAAGAGTGAAGCCCAGTCTGAAAAGAGCAAGCAATTAGACCAGCTGCAAAATCAGATTGATGCTATCCAGCTCGAAATAGACAGCAGGGAAGCGGAATTAATCAAAGTTTCAACTCAGTTAGAAAAGCTGAAGCAGGTTAGATCAAAAATTTCAGCGCTTGAAAGTGCAGTAGGGATGGAAAAAAATTCCATATTGACTGGATTGGCGGAGCATGATTTATCTTTCGATATAATTGTCAATTTTAGTGTCAACTATAAAGCTATAGATGAAAAGTCCAGCGCCTACTCTGATAGGATAAATACGGTATCGGTTTTACTGGATGGTGATGGAACTGATGAGAATAAAGGATATCGTGATCAGCTGAATCAATTGATTGCGGAGAGAGCCAAAGTCCTGAGCGAACTTGGAGCACCCGAGAAACGATATCAAAAATACCTTGCCGACTTAGCAGATTGGCGAACAAAGCGCGAAGCCATTATAGGGTCGAAAGAGGATCCAGGAGCACTTGTTGGTTTGCAAGAAAGCCTTAGTTATATCCGCAATGGATTACAGCTGGAAATAGATAGGCTTAGAGTTATACGTTCAGATCTTGTTGGTCAAATTTTTGCCGTGAAATCGAGGCTGGTAGATGTATATCGATTGATAAAAGAGTCTATCGATGAAGCCCTGAGGGAAAACCATGATTTACTAGGTAAATACGATGTGGCCATCAAATCCTGTTTTGAAATAAACGACAATTTCTCTAGGCGATTTTTGTCATTTGTAAACCAAAAACTCAAAGGGAGTTTTTCGGGAAAAGAGCAGGGGCAGATGATGGTGAAATCGCTGGTTGATTCAGCAGAGTTATCGAATCCCGACGGTATTATTAAATTCGTTGGCTCGCTTGTTGATCATCTGGAGGTCGATTACCGCAATATAAACAAGAAAGAGTCGATGCATATTGATGATCAGGTTCAGGACTTGAGCGGTATGTATGACTACCTGTTTTCACTGGACTACTTAGATGAAGCTTATAGTCTTGAAATGGGTGGAAAGCAGCTGCAGCAACTTTCTCCAGGTGAGAAAGGAGCGTTACTATTGATTTTTTATCTGTTGCTGGATAAGGATAATAAGCCACTTATTATCGATCAGCCTGAGGATAATCTCGATAATCAAAGCGTCTCTAGAATTTTGGTTCCGTTTATTAAAAAGGCTAAGCTAAGGCGACAAATATTCATGGTAACTCATAACCCTAATCTTGCTGTTGTCGCAGATGCGGAGCAGGTCATCCATGTAAATATAGCAAAAGATAAAGACCACCGAGTATCGGCCAATCCGGGTTCAATTGAGAGCGCGATAGTCAATAAGGCTATAGTTGAAATACTCGAAGGCACTATGCCGGCGTTTAGGAAACGAGATCGAAAATATTTGGAAGCTTGA
- a CDS encoding DEAD/DEAH box helicase family protein — MSVLKLKFDAGLDYQREAIQSVIRLFEEQPLAQETYSVSVGQQVGGSQLNQSEMVGSSFSSIPAVANQLLLSELQLLENVKKVQVGNNLPEQAELESTSFSFEGSDMPCKVPHFSVEMETGTGKTYVYLRTIFELNKAYGFTKFIIVVPSVPIREGTTKSIQIMREHFKELYDQVPFDAFVYDSKKLGQVRQFASSNKIQIMVVNIQAFDKELAIMNRENDRLSGNKPIDFIRATNPFVIIDEPQSVEGDTSKVQTKRSEALHNLNPLCTLRYSATHKNPYNLLYSLGPIEAYDLRLVKRIEVASLLEDQSFNSTFVGLKKVDNKKGIKASLQINMQEKAGPAKKNVTVKQGDDLFLKSKERQEYENGWMVANISCEPGLEHVEFANGQVVKLGEELGGLGDELMRAQVYETVEQHLKKELAVKGKGIKVLSLFFIDKVANYRVYGDDGSTSLGKIGQWFDAAYQELTQKPMYKGVLEFPVEQVHDGYFSQDRKGNAKDTTGKTKDDEDAYAKIMRNKEQLLSEEEPLRFIFSHTALREGWDNPNVFQICTLNETKSQDKKRQEIGRGLRLPVNQHGDRVHDSSVNRLTVIANESYDDFANQLQTEYEDDYGISFGQVDKTAFALLINTEAHQHTALGQEASQSIVDSLKENGYLSDDGRVTDKFDPKDPGFVLELPEEFVHMRAQVVDELNKYVFKNRVVNAKKDPRTLKLRKNVTLDPVFRELWDKISQRTRYRVQFDTNELIAETAKAIADMPVIKRTRITTALYRQEVSKAGIEGEQISGGVREISQAPALPDLLAYLQNNTELTRSTLVEILKTSGRLKDFIENPQVFINQVTECIQQKLHHVTVKGIEYEKIGGLCYEMHQIETEAEKGITRYIHNLYEVDNIDKTLYDYVEYDSEVEKEFAKACDNDQRIKFYCKLPPQFKVDTPVGPYNPDWALVTDGDEKLYLVRETKSTRNKVELRESEQDKIACGEKHFKALGVDYDVVTNLNEALNG, encoded by the coding sequence ATGTCAGTATTGAAACTCAAGTTCGATGCAGGTTTGGACTACCAGCGTGAAGCAATCCAATCGGTTATCCGTCTGTTTGAAGAGCAGCCACTAGCACAGGAGACCTATTCCGTTTCAGTCGGCCAGCAGGTTGGCGGCAGTCAGTTAAACCAATCTGAGATGGTTGGTAGTAGCTTCAGTAGTATTCCCGCAGTAGCGAATCAGCTATTGCTCTCAGAGCTTCAGTTACTCGAAAACGTTAAAAAAGTGCAGGTGGGTAATAATTTGCCTGAGCAAGCGGAGCTGGAGAGCACCAGTTTTAGCTTTGAGGGCAGCGATATGCCTTGCAAGGTACCGCATTTTTCAGTGGAGATGGAAACAGGTACGGGGAAAACTTATGTCTACCTGCGTACCATATTCGAGCTGAACAAGGCTTATGGCTTTACTAAGTTTATAATCGTAGTGCCCAGTGTCCCTATCCGAGAGGGTACGACGAAAAGCATTCAGATCATGCGTGAACATTTCAAAGAGCTGTATGATCAGGTGCCCTTTGATGCCTTCGTTTACGACTCAAAGAAGCTCGGCCAAGTTCGTCAGTTTGCCAGTAGCAACAAAATTCAAATCATGGTGGTGAATATCCAGGCTTTCGATAAAGAGCTGGCTATCATGAACCGTGAGAATGACCGGCTGAGTGGCAACAAGCCGATTGACTTTATTCGTGCCACTAATCCCTTTGTGATTATTGATGAGCCTCAATCTGTAGAAGGGGATACCAGTAAGGTGCAAACGAAGCGCTCTGAGGCGTTGCATAATCTGAATCCACTTTGCACGTTGCGCTATTCGGCCACTCATAAGAACCCCTATAACTTGCTGTACAGCCTTGGGCCAATTGAAGCCTATGACCTCCGCTTGGTTAAGCGGATTGAGGTCGCCAGTCTATTAGAAGATCAAAGTTTTAACTCGACCTTTGTCGGGTTGAAAAAGGTCGATAACAAGAAGGGGATAAAAGCCAGCTTGCAAATCAACATGCAGGAAAAGGCTGGCCCTGCCAAAAAGAATGTAACCGTAAAGCAAGGTGATGATCTGTTTCTAAAGTCCAAAGAGCGGCAGGAATATGAAAACGGCTGGATGGTTGCCAATATCAGCTGCGAGCCCGGTTTGGAGCATGTGGAATTTGCTAATGGGCAAGTCGTCAAGCTGGGTGAAGAGCTAGGTGGCTTGGGTGATGAGCTAATGCGGGCTCAGGTATATGAGACTGTAGAGCAGCACCTCAAGAAAGAACTGGCTGTTAAGGGTAAAGGCATTAAGGTGCTATCCCTTTTCTTTATCGACAAGGTGGCTAACTACCGCGTCTATGGCGATGACGGCTCAACCAGTCTCGGCAAGATTGGTCAATGGTTTGACGCAGCGTACCAAGAGTTAACCCAAAAGCCCATGTACAAAGGGGTATTGGAATTTCCGGTAGAGCAGGTCCACGATGGCTATTTTTCTCAGGATAGGAAAGGTAATGCGAAGGATACAACGGGAAAGACCAAGGATGATGAGGATGCCTACGCCAAAATTATGCGAAACAAAGAGCAGCTGCTTTCCGAGGAAGAGCCGTTGCGCTTTATCTTTTCCCATACGGCATTGAGAGAAGGTTGGGACAACCCCAATGTTTTTCAGATATGCACCCTTAACGAAACGAAATCTCAGGACAAAAAACGGCAGGAGATTGGCCGAGGCCTGCGCTTACCTGTAAATCAGCATGGAGATAGGGTGCATGATAGTTCCGTGAACCGGCTGACTGTCATTGCCAATGAATCCTACGATGATTTTGCCAATCAGCTGCAGACCGAATACGAGGATGATTACGGTATCAGCTTCGGTCAGGTTGATAAAACCGCATTTGCCTTGTTGATTAACACCGAGGCGCATCAGCATACTGCCTTGGGGCAGGAGGCATCCCAGTCGATTGTCGATAGCCTTAAGGAAAATGGTTACCTGAGTGATGATGGGCGAGTAACGGACAAGTTTGATCCGAAGGATCCCGGTTTCGTGCTTGAGCTGCCAGAGGAATTCGTTCACATGCGGGCTCAAGTCGTAGATGAGCTGAATAAGTATGTATTTAAAAACCGTGTGGTGAACGCAAAGAAAGACCCTCGTACCCTGAAGTTGAGAAAGAACGTCACACTCGACCCTGTTTTCCGCGAGCTGTGGGACAAAATCAGCCAGCGTACCCGCTACCGTGTACAATTCGATACTAATGAGCTGATTGCTGAAACAGCCAAGGCTATTGCAGATATGCCCGTCATTAAGCGGACGCGAATCACCACAGCCCTGTATCGCCAGGAAGTGTCCAAGGCCGGTATTGAGGGGGAGCAGATTTCAGGTGGTGTACGTGAAATCAGTCAAGCACCGGCATTACCTGACCTATTGGCCTATTTGCAAAACAATACCGAACTGACTCGCTCCACCTTGGTTGAGATACTCAAGACGTCAGGCCGCCTGAAAGACTTTATCGAAAATCCTCAGGTATTCATCAATCAAGTGACCGAGTGTATTCAGCAGAAATTACACCATGTCACGGTGAAGGGCATTGAGTATGAGAAAATTGGTGGCCTCTGTTACGAGATGCATCAAATAGAGACAGAAGCAGAGAAGGGAATAACTCGGTACATCCACAACCTGTACGAAGTGGATAACATCGACAAAACACTTTACGACTATGTGGAGTATGATTCGGAAGTCGAAAAGGAATTCGCCAAAGCTTGCGACAATGACCAGCGGATTAAATTCTACTGCAAGCTCCCACCGCAATTTAAAGTTGATACTCCTGTCGGCCCCTATAACCCAGACTGGGCGTTGGTGACTGACGGTGATGAAAAGCTTTACCTAGTGCGTGAGACCAAGAGTACCCGCAACAAGGTCGAGCTGAGAGAGTCAGAACAAGACAAAATCGCCTGTGGTGAAAAGCACTTCAAAGCGCTTGGCGTTGATTACGATGTTGTGACCAACCTTAATGAGGCACTGAATGGTTGA
- a CDS encoding site-specific DNA-methyltransferase, giving the protein MTDKPEVMSGETMDIAEQRRTELKQMFPGVFTETTDANGKVVETVDFERLKAELGTFSDVYEGRRERYGMDWPGKRDCMKLIQEPTRATLKPCREESVDFDSTKNLFIEGDNLEVLKLLQKSYYGKVKMIYIDPPYNTGKEFIYPDNFREGLNTYLAYSGLSDSDGNKFSTNTVSEGRFHTKWLNMMYPRLYLAANLLKNDGVIFISIDDNEVENTRRMCNEIFGEENFIASVVWQKRTSPDSRAHLSAGHDYVLIYAKSAEEARRSLNKLPLKETRKAAYKNPDRDPRGPWSSENLTGQTGHATPSQFYKVKTPTGVTYSPPDGRCWAISEATFIKLLEDDRIWFGEHGNNRPRLKRFLSESDGMMAWSWWPNDEVGHNQEGTKEIKELFGSGDIFSNPKPTRLIERMLSLATSDGDVILDFFSGSSSTAHAVMKMNHAEEAKRRFILVQLPEPCADDSEACKSGYRTIADLGKERIRRVAEFLSKDTRQLSFQEVPEDLGFKVYKLDASNFSVWDKLSNDVVESLNEQLQMYVNNIDDAATQEEILYELLLKAGFELTDQVDEIVLGGRRVFSVAGGALLICLEDNLTADLIDAVASAEPMQFICLDKAFNGNDQLKANAVYTFKAKSQNSESELVFKVV; this is encoded by the coding sequence ATGACCGATAAACCCGAAGTAATGAGCGGAGAAACAATGGATATTGCTGAGCAGCGTAGAACAGAGCTGAAGCAGATGTTTCCCGGCGTTTTTACTGAAACAACTGATGCTAACGGAAAAGTTGTCGAGACTGTTGATTTTGAACGACTGAAAGCGGAGCTTGGAACGTTTAGCGATGTATATGAAGGTCGTCGAGAGCGCTATGGCATGGACTGGCCGGGTAAGCGTGACTGTATGAAATTGATACAGGAGCCGACACGGGCAACGCTGAAACCGTGTCGGGAAGAATCTGTCGATTTTGATAGCACCAAGAACCTGTTTATCGAAGGTGACAACCTGGAAGTGTTGAAACTCTTGCAGAAAAGCTATTACGGCAAGGTGAAAATGATATATATCGATCCGCCATATAACACTGGTAAGGAATTTATATATCCAGATAATTTTAGGGAGGGGCTAAATACATACCTAGCTTACTCTGGATTAAGCGACAGCGACGGGAATAAATTTTCGACAAACACAGTTTCAGAAGGAAGATTCCATACAAAATGGTTGAATATGATGTATCCAAGGTTGTACCTTGCTGCAAATCTGCTTAAAAACGATGGTGTTATTTTTATATCGATTGATGATAATGAAGTAGAAAATACTCGCCGAATGTGTAATGAAATATTTGGTGAGGAAAATTTTATAGCTTCCGTTGTGTGGCAAAAAAGAACTTCACCTGATTCGAGAGCACATCTTAGTGCGGGTCATGATTATGTATTGATTTATGCTAAGTCGGCTGAGGAAGCGAGACGTTCTTTAAATAAGCTGCCATTAAAGGAAACAAGAAAGGCGGCTTATAAAAATCCAGATAGAGATCCTCGTGGACCTTGGTCTTCGGAAAATTTAACCGGGCAAACTGGACACGCTACTCCTAGTCAGTTTTATAAAGTTAAAACGCCAACGGGTGTTACGTATTCTCCGCCTGACGGACGATGTTGGGCTATTTCTGAAGCGACTTTTATCAAGTTATTAGAAGACGACAGAATATGGTTTGGCGAACATGGGAATAACAGGCCTCGGCTCAAAAGATTTTTGTCTGAATCTGATGGAATGATGGCTTGGAGTTGGTGGCCAAATGATGAGGTTGGGCATAACCAGGAAGGGACAAAGGAAATAAAAGAGTTGTTTGGTTCTGGAGATATATTTAGTAATCCTAAACCGACGAGACTTATTGAGAGAATGTTAAGTCTGGCTACCAGTGATGGTGACGTTATTTTAGACTTTTTTTCTGGCTCAAGTTCTACTGCCCACGCAGTTATGAAAATGAATCACGCGGAAGAGGCGAAGCGAAGATTTATTCTTGTGCAGCTACCAGAGCCTTGTGCAGACGATTCGGAAGCATGTAAATCTGGATATCGAACCATCGCCGATTTAGGAAAAGAAAGAATTAGGAGAGTGGCAGAGTTTCTTTCTAAAGATACGCGCCAACTGTCATTTCAAGAAGTACCTGAAGATTTAGGGTTTAAGGTTTATAAGCTAGATGCTTCTAATTTTTCCGTCTGGGATAAGCTTTCGAATGATGTAGTCGAGTCTTTGAATGAGCAGCTTCAAATGTATGTCAATAATATTGATGATGCTGCTACTCAGGAAGAAATACTATACGAATTGTTGTTGAAGGCAGGGTTTGAACTTACGGATCAGGTTGACGAAATAGTTCTAGGCGGAAGGCGAGTTTTTTCAGTTGCGGGAGGCGCGTTGTTGATTTGTCTAGAGGATAACTTGACGGCTGATCTAATCGACGCGGTAGCAAGTGCTGAGCCAATGCAATTCATCTGTCTCGATAAAGCCTTCAATGGTAATGATCAGCTTAAGGCTAATGCAGTCTATACTTTCAAGGCGAAGTCCCAGAACTCTGAATCCGAATTAGTGTTCAAGGTGGTCTGA